The proteins below are encoded in one region of Pacificitalea manganoxidans:
- the rsmI gene encoding 16S rRNA (cytidine(1402)-2'-O)-methyltransferase — MSFRETPLAAGIHFVATPIGNARDITLRALDVLASADVIAAEDTRTARHLMDIHGIPVKGRPMIPYHDHNGAQARPRLLALAEEGKSVAYASEAGMPLVADPGFQLGREAIARGIPVTGVPGASAPLAALTISGLPSDRFLFAGFPPAAGGARRSWIKGLAEVEATLILFESPKRVNRLLGELCEGLGGERQAAICRELTKKFEEALRGTLSELVARLDGVALKGEIVVVIDRPGTVEVDPGDLDAAIRLARQDLRVKDAAAQVADRFGLPRRDVYQRALELDRNDAGE; from the coding sequence ATGAGCTTTCGCGAAACCCCGCTTGCGGCGGGCATCCATTTCGTCGCCACCCCTATCGGCAACGCACGCGACATCACGCTGCGGGCGCTCGATGTGCTGGCATCGGCGGATGTGATCGCCGCCGAAGACACCCGCACCGCCCGTCACCTGATGGATATCCACGGCATCCCGGTAAAGGGGCGTCCGATGATCCCCTATCACGATCATAACGGTGCGCAGGCCCGGCCCCGGCTGCTGGCATTGGCCGAAGAGGGCAAGTCAGTGGCCTATGCCAGCGAGGCGGGCATGCCGCTTGTCGCCGATCCGGGGTTTCAGCTGGGCCGCGAAGCGATTGCCCGGGGTATCCCGGTGACGGGGGTGCCGGGGGCGTCCGCGCCGCTGGCGGCGCTGACCATCTCGGGCCTGCCGAGCGACCGGTTTTTGTTCGCGGGCTTTCCGCCGGCGGCCGGCGGCGCGCGGCGCAGCTGGATCAAAGGTCTGGCAGAGGTCGAGGCGACGCTGATCCTGTTTGAAAGTCCCAAGCGTGTTAACCGCCTGTTAGGCGAATTGTGCGAGGGATTGGGAGGCGAGCGGCAGGCGGCAATCTGCCGGGAGCTGACAAAGAAGTTCGAAGAAGCCTTGCGTGGCACGCTTTCAGAATTGGTCGCGCGGCTGGACGGCGTGGCGCTGAAGGGTGAAATCGTCGTCGTGATTGATCGGCCGGGCACGGTGGAGGTGGATCCGGGCGATCTGGACGCAGCGATTCGTCTGGCACGCCAAGATTTGCGCGTGAAGGACGCAGCGGCGCAGGTGGCTGACCGTTTTGGCCTCCCGCGGCGGGATGTCTATCAACGCGCGCTCGAACTGGACCGAAACGACGCGGGCGAGTGA
- a CDS encoding RNA polymerase factor sigma-32 encodes MALDGDFDKSLSRRAMQAELLDAETELQLAFAWRDHRDEAALHRLVTAYMRLAISMAAKFKRYGAPMNDLIQEASLGLMKAADKFDPDRGVRFSTYAVWWIKASIQDHVMRNWSMVRTGSTSSQKSLFFNMRRVQARLEREAASEGRKLDGHQLRHLISTEVGVPLADVEMMEGRLSGSDFSLNATQSSDEEGREWIETLEDDAEQAAARVERNHDLETLRNWLVSAMGRLNERERFIVTERKLRDQPRTLESLGTELGLSKERVRQLEAAAFTKMRRTLETEAVEVQEFFA; translated from the coding sequence ATGGCTCTCGACGGCGACTTCGACAAATCCCTGTCCCGGCGCGCGATGCAGGCCGAACTGCTCGACGCCGAAACGGAATTGCAGTTGGCCTTTGCTTGGCGCGACCATCGCGACGAAGCCGCGCTGCACCGGTTGGTCACCGCCTATATGCGCCTTGCCATCTCGATGGCGGCGAAGTTCAAGCGCTACGGCGCCCCGATGAACGACCTTATCCAAGAAGCTTCGCTGGGTCTGATGAAGGCCGCTGACAAATTCGACCCTGATCGCGGCGTGCGTTTTTCGACCTATGCGGTGTGGTGGATCAAGGCATCGATCCAAGATCACGTCATGCGCAACTGGTCGATGGTGCGCACCGGGTCGACCTCGTCGCAGAAGAGCCTCTTTTTCAACATGCGCCGCGTGCAGGCCCGGCTGGAACGCGAAGCCGCGTCCGAAGGGCGTAAGCTGGACGGCCATCAGCTGCGCCATCTGATTTCCACCGAAGTGGGCGTGCCGCTTGCCGATGTGGAGATGATGGAGGGCCGACTGTCCGGGTCTGACTTCTCGCTCAACGCGACGCAGTCGAGCGACGAAGAAGGCCGCGAATGGATCGAAACGCTGGAGGATGACGCCGAGCAGGCCGCCGCCCGCGTCGAGCGTAATCACGACCTTGAAACGCTCCGCAACTGGCTGGTGTCCGCAATGGGGCGCCTGAACGAGCGGGAGCGGTTCATCGTGACCGAGCGCAAGCTGCGCGATCAGCCTCGCACGCTGGAAAGCCTCGGCACCGAACTGGGCTTGTCGAAGGAGCGTGTACGGCAGCTGGAAGCTGCGGCCTTTACCAAGATGCGGCGCACGCTGGAAACCGAAGCGGTCGAAGTGCAGGAATTCTTCGCCTGA
- the coaBC gene encoding bifunctional phosphopantothenoylcysteine decarboxylase/phosphopantothenate--cysteine ligase CoaBC, which produces MLAGKRILLIIGGGIAAYKALDLIRRLREQGATVSPVLTRAAEEFVTPLSVAALAGQTVHRHLFDLTAEAEMGHIELSRSADLIVVAPATAHLMARMAGGQADDLATTLLLATDTPVLIAPAMNVRMWNHPATQRNLAQLRADGIRVAGPDEGQMACGEFGPGRLAEVPQIIAAMTAALGDGPLAGKHVIVTSGPTHEPIDPVRYIANRSSGAQGTAVARALAGLGARVSFVTGPAQVPLPDGVEVTQVETAREMRDAVMSALPADAVICAAAVADWHVINATQTKIKKDGQGRLPHLDFAENPDILAEISASGPARPPLVVGFAAETDDVLAHATAKRLRKGCDWIVANDVSPATGIMGGTENAVTLITADGAETWPRLPKAEVGERLAARIAQALTG; this is translated from the coding sequence ATGTTGGCGGGCAAGCGTATCCTGTTGATCATCGGCGGCGGCATTGCCGCCTATAAGGCGCTGGACCTGATCCGCCGCCTGCGGGAACAGGGGGCGACGGTCAGTCCGGTGCTGACCCGCGCAGCCGAAGAATTCGTGACACCGCTTTCGGTTGCTGCGCTGGCCGGGCAGACCGTGCACAGGCATTTGTTCGATCTGACCGCCGAGGCCGAGATGGGGCATATCGAACTTAGCCGCTCTGCCGATCTGATTGTCGTGGCTCCTGCGACCGCGCATCTGATGGCGCGGATGGCAGGCGGGCAGGCCGATGATCTGGCCACCACGTTGCTGTTGGCCACGGATACGCCGGTGCTGATCGCCCCGGCCATGAATGTCCGCATGTGGAATCACCCCGCCACCCAGCGCAATCTGGCGCAGTTGCGGGCAGACGGTATCCGCGTCGCGGGGCCGGATGAAGGACAGATGGCCTGCGGTGAATTCGGTCCCGGCAGGCTGGCCGAGGTGCCGCAGATCATCGCGGCGATGACCGCCGCGCTTGGCGATGGGCCGCTTGCGGGGAAGCATGTGATCGTGACCTCTGGACCCACCCATGAGCCGATTGATCCGGTGCGCTACATCGCCAACCGGTCGTCGGGTGCGCAGGGCACGGCGGTGGCGCGCGCGCTTGCAGGTCTTGGTGCACGGGTCAGCTTCGTCACCGGGCCGGCGCAGGTGCCCCTGCCCGACGGGGTGGAGGTGACGCAGGTGGAGACCGCGCGCGAGATGCGCGATGCGGTTATGTCGGCGTTGCCTGCCGATGCGGTCATCTGCGCGGCAGCGGTGGCGGATTGGCATGTCATCAACGCGACCCAAACGAAGATCAAGAAGGACGGGCAGGGGCGTCTGCCCCATCTCGATTTTGCTGAAAACCCGGATATTCTGGCCGAAATCTCTGCCTCCGGGCCGGCGCGTCCGCCGCTGGTCGTGGGCTTCGCCGCCGAAACCGATGATGTGCTTGCCCATGCGACCGCCAAGCGTCTGCGCAAGGGCTGTGACTGGATCGTCGCCAATGATGTCTCCCCCGCGACGGGGATCATGGGCGGCACCGAAAACGCCGTAACCCTGATTACCGCCGACGGGGCGGAGACATGGCCCCGCCTGCCGAAAGCCGAGGTCGGCGAACGTCTGGCCGCGCGGATCGCACAGGCGCTGACGGGCTGA
- a CDS encoding M3 family metallopeptidase, whose product MTNPLTARWTTPFDLPPFAEIEDAHFAPAVEQTLAEGRDRIAQIATNPEPPTFANTIDALELADDDLGRVLSVFFFQTSVDSTPTREALQRDFSPLLSAYGSDIMLNADLFARIDALWQQRDALDLTDEQARVLELRHRSFVRSGAALEGADRERLRLIDARLSELSTRFGQNLLADERDWLLDLTEDDLIGLPDFVRDGARAAGEERGKAGPVLTLSRSILVPFLQFSPRRDLRRTAYEAWTGRGAFGGDTDNRAIAAEMLALRAERSALLGYDSYSDYRLETEMAKTPQAVRDLLMQVWTPARAAALADAEVLERMLHADGIDGPLEPWDWRYYAEKRRMAEHDLDEAQVKPYLRLENMIGAAQDCAHRLFGLEFAPLDVPLHHSDAMAWDVTRDGEHVAVLICDYFARGGKRSGAWCSALRSQRKLGGDVRPLVVNVCNFAKPPEGQPALLSYDDARTLFHEFGHALHQMLSDVTYEMISGTSVPRDFVELPSQLYEHWLEVPEVLKTHALHAETGAPMPQEMLDRVLGAATFDMGFNTVEYIGSALVDLEFHAGPPPADPMQKQAEVLEALGMPRAIRMRHATPHFSHVFAGGYASAYYSYMWSEVMDADAFDAFGETGDPFDPATARRLEEHVLSAGHSREAEALYTAFRGRLPGVEALLKGRGLAA is encoded by the coding sequence ATGACCAACCCGTTGACCGCCCGCTGGACCACGCCGTTCGACCTGCCGCCATTCGCCGAAATCGAAGACGCCCATTTCGCCCCGGCGGTGGAGCAGACGCTGGCCGAGGGCCGCGACCGCATCGCGCAGATTGCCACCAACCCAGAGCCGCCGACCTTCGCCAACACCATCGACGCGCTGGAACTGGCCGACGACGATCTGGGGCGGGTGCTGTCGGTGTTCTTCTTCCAGACCTCCGTCGACAGCACGCCGACGCGCGAAGCATTGCAGCGGGATTTCTCGCCGCTGTTGTCGGCCTACGGCTCCGACATCATGCTGAATGCCGATCTGTTCGCCCGCATCGATGCCCTGTGGCAGCAGCGTGACGCACTGGACCTCACCGACGAACAGGCGCGCGTTCTGGAATTGCGGCATCGCAGCTTCGTGCGGTCGGGCGCGGCGCTGGAGGGGGCTGATCGCGAGCGGCTGCGGCTGATCGATGCCCGGCTGTCGGAGCTGTCGACCCGGTTCGGACAAAACCTGCTGGCGGACGAACGCGATTGGCTGCTGGACCTGACCGAAGACGACCTAATCGGTTTGCCCGATTTCGTGCGTGACGGTGCTCGCGCCGCCGGAGAGGAGCGTGGCAAGGCGGGGCCTGTGCTGACGCTCTCGCGTTCGATTCTTGTGCCGTTTTTGCAATTCAGCCCGCGTCGGGATCTGCGCCGAACCGCCTATGAGGCATGGACCGGGCGTGGTGCGTTCGGTGGGGACACCGACAACCGCGCGATTGCCGCCGAAATGCTGGCCCTGCGGGCAGAGCGCAGTGCGCTTCTGGGCTATGACAGCTATTCCGACTATCGGTTGGAAACCGAGATGGCCAAGACACCGCAGGCGGTGCGCGATCTGCTGATGCAGGTCTGGACCCCGGCCCGGGCCGCCGCGCTGGCGGATGCCGAGGTGTTGGAACGCATGCTGCACGCCGATGGCATTGACGGGCCGCTGGAGCCGTGGGACTGGCGCTACTACGCCGAAAAACGCCGTATGGCCGAGCACGATCTGGATGAAGCGCAGGTCAAACCCTACTTGCGGCTGGAAAACATGATTGGCGCAGCACAGGACTGCGCGCACCGGTTGTTCGGGCTTGAATTCGCCCCGCTGGACGTGCCTCTGCACCATTCAGACGCGATGGCGTGGGACGTGACCCGCGATGGCGAACATGTGGCGGTTCTGATTTGCGATTACTTCGCGCGCGGGGGCAAGCGGTCCGGCGCATGGTGTTCCGCACTGCGATCGCAGCGCAAACTGGGCGGCGATGTGCGCCCGCTGGTGGTCAATGTCTGTAATTTCGCCAAGCCGCCAGAGGGCCAGCCCGCGCTGCTAAGCTATGACGATGCGCGCACGTTGTTTCATGAGTTTGGCCATGCGCTGCATCAGATGCTGAGCGATGTGACCTATGAAATGATCTCTGGCACGTCAGTGCCGCGCGATTTCGTCGAACTGCCGTCTCAGCTTTACGAACACTGGCTGGAAGTGCCGGAGGTGCTGAAAACCCACGCGCTGCACGCCGAAACCGGCGCACCGATGCCGCAGGAGATGCTGGACCGGGTGCTGGGCGCGGCGACCTTCGACATGGGGTTCAACACCGTCGAATATATCGGCTCCGCGCTGGTGGATCTGGAATTCCACGCCGGGCCGCCGCCTGCCGATCCGATGCAGAAACAGGCCGAGGTGCTGGAAGCTCTGGGCATGCCGCGCGCGATCCGGATGCGCCACGCGACGCCGCATTTTTCGCATGTCTTCGCCGGGGGCTATGCCAGCGCCTATTACAGCTACATGTGGTCCGAGGTGATGGACGCGGACGCCTTCGATGCCTTTGGCGAGACGGGCGATCCATTCGACCCCGCGACCGCCCGGCGGCTGGAAGAGCATGTCTTGTCGGCAGGCCACAGCCGGGAGGCAGAGGCGCTTTACACCGCGTTTCGCGGACGGCTGCCGGGGGTGGAAGCCCTGTTAAAGGGGCGCGGGCTCGCTGCCTGA
- a CDS encoding YifB family Mg chelatase-like AAA ATPase encodes MQSCAHTVSFDGIRAMPVEVQCAVTAGMPNFGIVGLPDKAVSEARDRIRAALSAMSVALPSKRITVNLAPADLPKIGAHFDLPIALALLAAVEYLPADAIEDLIAMGELSLNGRLAAVPGTLPAAVTAAEQGRGLICSEPSAAEAAWVSATPVYGAPTLDAAIRHLLGQRPLTPASPGTAAPQPPGAGDYRDVKGQDRAKRAAEIAAAGRHHLMMVGPPGSGKSMIAQRLPSILPPLTAAEALETSMILSVAGQLSGGQISRTRPYRAPHHTASKPALVGGGKGARPGEVSLAHNGVLFLDELPEFPRTVLETLRQPIESSNITVSRAAHHTEYPCRFLLVAAANPCRCGHMTDAARACARVPLCGADYLGRISGPLLDRFDLRVDVPAVGILELEMPPPSEGSSDIAARVQAARERQTARFASDFPDSGCLTNSDAEGDVLQQIAPLDGEGQELMRRAADRLRLSARAYHRVLRVARTIADLAGSDDVRRPHLAEAISYRLSDLTAPRPTPPPASGAQRARPQTRSS; translated from the coding sequence ATGCAGTCCTGTGCCCATACCGTCAGCTTCGACGGCATCCGCGCGATGCCGGTGGAGGTGCAATGCGCTGTCACGGCAGGCATGCCCAATTTCGGCATCGTCGGCCTGCCCGACAAGGCCGTGAGCGAGGCGCGCGACCGCATTCGGGCGGCGTTGTCGGCGATGTCGGTCGCGCTGCCCTCCAAGCGCATCACCGTCAACCTCGCCCCTGCGGACCTGCCAAAAATCGGCGCGCATTTCGATCTGCCCATCGCTCTCGCATTGTTGGCCGCCGTGGAATACCTGCCCGCCGACGCCATCGAAGACCTGATCGCGATGGGAGAGCTGTCGCTGAATGGTCGGCTGGCGGCAGTGCCCGGAACCCTGCCCGCCGCCGTCACCGCCGCCGAACAGGGGCGCGGGCTTATCTGCTCGGAGCCCAGCGCCGCCGAAGCCGCGTGGGTTTCCGCGACGCCGGTTTATGGCGCTCCCACGCTCGACGCTGCGATCCGGCATTTGCTGGGCCAGCGCCCGCTGACCCCTGCCAGCCCCGGCACCGCTGCGCCGCAGCCACCCGGTGCCGGCGACTACCGGGACGTAAAGGGACAGGATCGCGCCAAACGCGCCGCCGAAATTGCCGCCGCCGGACGACACCACCTGATGATGGTCGGTCCACCTGGATCAGGCAAATCCATGATCGCCCAGCGTCTGCCATCGATCCTGCCGCCCTTGACCGCCGCTGAGGCGCTGGAAACCTCGATGATCCTCTCGGTCGCAGGCCAACTGTCAGGCGGACAGATCAGCCGCACCCGCCCCTATCGCGCGCCACATCACACCGCATCGAAGCCCGCTTTGGTCGGCGGAGGCAAAGGCGCCCGCCCGGGGGAAGTGTCGCTAGCCCATAACGGCGTGCTGTTTCTGGACGAATTGCCGGAGTTTCCGCGCACGGTTCTGGAAACCCTGCGCCAGCCTATCGAAAGCAGCAACATCACGGTCAGCCGCGCGGCCCATCACACCGAATATCCCTGCCGGTTTTTGTTGGTCGCCGCCGCCAATCCCTGCCGGTGCGGGCACATGACCGACGCCGCGCGCGCCTGTGCCCGGGTGCCGCTATGCGGCGCCGATTATCTGGGCCGGATTTCGGGGCCCCTGCTCGACCGGTTCGATCTGCGGGTGGATGTGCCCGCGGTGGGCATTCTGGAACTGGAGATGCCCCCGCCCAGCGAGGGATCGAGCGATATCGCCGCGCGGGTTCAGGCCGCCCGGGAGCGACAGACCGCACGCTTCGCCAGCGACTTCCCCGATAGCGGTTGCCTGACGAATTCCGACGCGGAGGGAGACGTGCTGCAACAGATTGCCCCCCTCGACGGGGAGGGGCAGGAGCTGATGCGGCGGGCCGCGGACCGTCTGCGACTGTCCGCACGCGCCTATCATCGGGTGCTGCGGGTGGCCCGCACCATCGCCGATCTGGCAGGATCGGATGACGTGCGCCGCCCGCATCTGGCCGAGGCGATCAGCTACCGGCTGTCCGACCTGACCGCGCCCCGCCCGACGCCGCCTCCGGCGTCCGGCGCGCAGCGGGCCCGGCCTCAAACCAGATCGTCATAG
- a CDS encoding glutathione S-transferase, whose protein sequence is MTYDLIIGDRLYSSWSLRGWLSLAAFNLPHRVTLAGLYAGTLAEDLAPHAPARTVPVLILPDGQAVQDTLAIAETLAERHPEAGLWPADPGARAMARWLVAEMHSGFMALREACPMNLEHRWQSFAPSDAVLRDLGRIDTLWTAARDRFGAADSPWLFGAYSLADVFYAPVAARVAGYGLPMSHAGQTYVTAQLTHPLFQDWRNAALQEPVTPRPYRHPLPEAPWPVNHI, encoded by the coding sequence ATGACATATGATCTCATCATCGGCGACCGCCTCTATTCCAGTTGGTCCCTGCGCGGCTGGCTCAGCCTCGCCGCGTTTAACCTGCCCCACCGCGTCACGCTGGCCGGGCTATATGCTGGCACCTTGGCGGAGGATCTCGCCCCCCACGCCCCGGCACGCACCGTCCCGGTGCTGATCCTCCCTGATGGTCAGGCCGTCCAAGACACTCTGGCAATCGCCGAGACCCTGGCCGAACGGCATCCCGAAGCAGGGCTGTGGCCAGCCGATCCCGGCGCCCGTGCCATGGCGCGCTGGCTGGTCGCAGAAATGCATTCCGGGTTCATGGCACTGCGCGAAGCCTGCCCGATGAACCTCGAACATCGGTGGCAGAGCTTTGCGCCATCGGATGCGGTGCTGCGGGATCTTGGCCGGATCGACACCCTCTGGACCGCCGCGCGTGACAGGTTCGGAGCAGCGGACAGCCCGTGGCTGTTTGGCGCGTATTCGTTGGCTGATGTGTTCTACGCCCCTGTCGCGGCGCGGGTGGCAGGCTATGGGCTGCCTATGTCCCACGCGGGACAAACCTATGTCACGGCTCAACTCACCCATCCGCTCTTTCAGGACTGGCGCAACGCCGCGCTGCAGGAGCCGGTGACGCCCCGCCCCTATCGCCATCCCCTGCCCGAAGCGCCGTGGCCCGTTAACCACATCTAA
- a CDS encoding YraN family protein, with protein sequence MGGRTNYEAGCAAEGAVARRYEQAGHRIADRRWRGHGAEIDLIAEDGDGFIFVEVKKSVSFARAAERLTRAQMERIYRAASGYISRSPLGQLANVRFDVALVDGSGQIEIVENAFGH encoded by the coding sequence ATGGGCGGACGCACGAATTACGAGGCCGGTTGCGCCGCAGAGGGCGCAGTGGCCCGCCGCTATGAACAGGCCGGTCATCGTATCGCCGACCGCCGCTGGCGCGGCCATGGCGCGGAGATCGATCTGATTGCCGAAGACGGCGATGGGTTCATCTTTGTCGAGGTCAAGAAAAGCGTCTCCTTCGCCCGCGCGGCCGAGCGCCTGACCCGGGCTCAGATGGAGCGGATCTATCGTGCGGCCTCCGGCTACATCTCGCGCTCCCCGCTTGGGCAGTTGGCCAATGTCCGGTTCGACGTGGCGTTGGTCGATGGCAGCGGACAGATCGAGATCGTCGAAAACGCCTTCGGTCACTGA
- the dut gene encoding dUTP diphosphatase — translation MTTRPVLKFTWDADADRDVALPGYETAGAAGADIRANLAPADRAAGLTLQPMQRGLVPTGLRVEIPGGFEMQLRPRSGLALKHGLTLLNTPGTIDSDYRGPLGVIVINLGETAYTIRHGDRIAQLIVAPVVQAGVELVETLGDTARGSGGFGSTGQA, via the coding sequence ATGACCACGCGACCCGTTTTGAAGTTCACTTGGGATGCGGATGCTGACCGTGACGTGGCCTTGCCGGGTTATGAGACCGCAGGCGCCGCAGGGGCCGACATTCGAGCCAACCTTGCCCCCGCCGACCGGGCTGCGGGACTGACTCTACAGCCGATGCAACGGGGGCTGGTGCCCACCGGGCTGCGCGTAGAGATCCCCGGCGGGTTTGAAATGCAGTTGCGTCCACGCTCCGGACTGGCGTTGAAACACGGGCTGACCTTGCTGAACACGCCGGGCACCATCGACAGCGATTACCGAGGTCCGTTGGGAGTGATCGTCATCAATCTGGGCGAGACGGCCTATACCATTCGGCACGGCGACCGGATCGCGCAACTGATCGTGGCGCCAGTGGTGCAGGCCGGGGTGGAACTGGTCGAAACGCTGGGCGACACCGCGCGCGGCAGCGGTGGTTTCGGTTCGACTGGGCAGGCCTGA
- a CDS encoding HesA/MoeB/ThiF family protein has translation MVLVLLLAAALWGVGRLTGVPRQARWLMIGLLYIAVLGVHVVLPDGNALRAATGGSAAMWLLLGGAAALVLIYRAGLRQLRARARSGPGDTADTEHAARSGRFSETELDRYSRHIVLREIGGPGQTRLRNARVLVVGAGGLGSPALLYLAAAGVGSIGVIDDDAVDNSNLQRQVIHRDASIGMPKVFSAQQTVAELNPFVTLRPYHRRLDDDIALELARDYDVILDGSDSTETRYTVNAAAVAAGVPLVSGALSQWEGQISVFDPARSGPCYRCVFPRAPAPGMAPSCAEGGVLGPLPGVIGAMMAVETVKLITDAGQPLRGDMLIYDALWGETRKITLRRDPSCPVCGDPGAAPA, from the coding sequence ATGGTTTTGGTGCTCCTCCTTGCTGCTGCGCTGTGGGGCGTGGGCCGTCTGACGGGTGTGCCGCGTCAGGCGCGCTGGCTGATGATCGGTCTGCTCTATATCGCGGTGCTGGGGGTGCATGTGGTCCTGCCCGACGGCAACGCGCTGCGTGCGGCCACCGGTGGTTCGGCCGCAATGTGGCTGTTGCTGGGCGGGGCGGCGGCGCTGGTTTTGATCTACCGCGCAGGTTTGCGCCAGCTGCGCGCGCGGGCGCGCTCCGGCCCCGGTGACACAGCGGACACCGAACATGCCGCCCGCAGCGGACGCTTTTCGGAGACCGAGCTTGACCGTTATTCGCGCCATATCGTCCTGCGGGAGATCGGCGGCCCCGGTCAGACCCGACTGCGCAATGCACGGGTGCTGGTCGTGGGCGCGGGCGGGCTGGGCTCCCCCGCTTTGCTTTACCTTGCTGCTGCCGGGGTCGGCAGCATTGGCGTGATCGATGACGATGCCGTGGACAATTCCAATCTGCAACGTCAGGTGATCCACCGGGACGCATCCATTGGTATGCCCAAGGTTTTCTCGGCGCAGCAGACCGTGGCGGAGCTAAATCCCTTCGTCACCCTGCGGCCCTATCACCGCCGGCTGGACGACGACATCGCGCTGGAGCTTGCGCGCGACTACGACGTGATCTTGGATGGCAGCGACAGCACCGAAACCCGCTACACCGTCAACGCGGCGGCTGTCGCGGCGGGGGTGCCGCTTGTCTCCGGCGCGTTGTCACAGTGGGAAGGGCAGATTTCGGTGTTCGATCCCGCCCGATCCGGCCCCTGTTACCGCTGTGTCTTCCCCAGGGCCCCGGCCCCCGGAATGGCGCCCAGCTGTGCCGAAGGCGGCGTGCTGGGCCCGTTGCCGGGTGTGATCGGCGCGATGATGGCGGTGGAGACGGTGAAGCTTATCACGGATGCCGGACAGCCGCTGCGGGGGGATATGCTGATCTACGACGCACTGTGGGGGGAGACCCGGAAAATCACCCTGCGTCGCGACCCGTCCTGCCCTGTCTGCGGCGATCCCGGCGCGGCGCCTGCGTAA
- the gshB gene encoding glutathione synthase: MKIAFQMDPIGPIDIAADSTFRLAEEAQARGHDLFYYTPDKLTWQMGRVVAHGHSLEVRRKKGDHFTLGDARELDLSEMDVIWLRQDPPFDMGYITTTHLLEQLSDQVMVVNDPFWVRNSPEKLLVLRFPDLTPPTVIARDLATLKAFKDAHGDIILKPLYGNGGAGVFRLGESDRNLASLHELFAGINREPLIAQKYLPAVSKGDKRVILVNGEPVGAINRVPLAGETRSNMHVGGRPEKVALTERDLEICAAIGPLLRERGQIFVGIDVIGDWLTEINVTSPTGIQELERFDDINVAGRIWDVIEAKRAG, from the coding sequence ATGAAAATCGCCTTCCAGATGGACCCGATCGGTCCAATCGATATTGCCGCTGACAGCACATTCCGCCTCGCGGAGGAGGCGCAGGCGCGTGGGCACGACCTATTCTACTACACGCCCGATAAGCTGACATGGCAGATGGGCCGGGTCGTCGCACATGGTCACAGCCTCGAAGTGCGCCGAAAGAAAGGCGATCACTTCACCCTGGGCGATGCGCGCGAACTGGATCTGTCGGAGATGGACGTGATCTGGCTGCGACAGGATCCGCCCTTTGACATGGGCTATATCACCACCACTCATCTGCTGGAGCAGTTGAGCGATCAGGTCATGGTGGTGAACGATCCGTTCTGGGTGCGAAATTCGCCCGAAAAGCTGCTGGTTCTGCGGTTTCCGGATCTGACGCCGCCCACGGTCATTGCCCGGGATCTTGCGACGTTGAAGGCGTTCAAGGATGCGCATGGCGACATCATCCTCAAGCCGCTTTACGGCAATGGGGGCGCCGGTGTTTTCCGGTTGGGGGAAAGCGATCGAAATCTTGCCTCGCTGCATGAACTGTTTGCGGGCATCAATCGCGAGCCGCTGATCGCGCAGAAATATTTGCCGGCGGTCTCGAAGGGCGACAAGCGTGTGATCCTTGTCAATGGCGAGCCGGTGGGCGCGATTAATCGGGTGCCGCTGGCCGGAGAAACCCGCTCGAACATGCATGTGGGGGGACGCCCGGAGAAGGTCGCGTTGACCGAGCGTGATTTGGAAATCTGTGCCGCCATCGGGCCGCTGCTGCGCGAGCGCGGGCAGATTTTCGTCGGGATCGACGTGATCGGCGATTGGCTGACCGAGATCAACGTTACCTCCCCCACGGGCATTCAGGAGTTGGAGCGCTTTGACGATATCAACGTCGCCGGACGCATCTGGGACGTGATCGAGGCAAAGCGCGCAGGCTGA